From Struthio camelus isolate bStrCam1 chromosome 7, bStrCam1.hap1, whole genome shotgun sequence, a single genomic window includes:
- the ACTR1A gene encoding alpha-centractin: MESYDVIANQPVVIDNGSGVIKAGFAGDQIPKYCFPNYVGRPKHVRVMAGALEGDIFIGPKAEEHRGLLSIRYPMEHGIVKDWNDMERIWQYVYSKDQLQTFSEEHPVLLTEAPLNPRKNRERAAEVFFETFNVPALFISMQAVLSLYATGRTTGVVLDSGDGVTHAVPIYEGFAMPHSIMRIDIAGRDVSRFLRLYLRKEGYDFHTSSEFEIVKTIKERACYLSINPQKDETLETEKAQYYLPDGSTIEIGPARFRAPELLFRPDLIGEECEGLHEVLVFAIQKSDMDLRRTLFSNIVLSGGSTLFKGFGDRLLSEVKKLAPKDVKIRISAPQERLYSTWIGGSILASLDTFKKMWVSKKEYEEDGARAIHRKTF; the protein is encoded by the exons ATGGAGTCCTACGATGTGATAGCGAACCAGCCCGTCGTGATAGACAAC GGCTCAGGTGTGATTAAAGCAGGTTTTGCGGGTGATCAAATACCAAAATACTGCTTTCCAAACTA TGTGGGCAGACCAAAGCACGTTCGTGTTATGGCTGGTGCTTTAGAAGGGGACATTTTCATTGGTCCAAAAGCAGAG GAGCACAGAGGTCTCCTCTCGATCCGATACCCGATGGAACATGGCATAGTGAAGGACTGGAATGACATGGAGCGCATTTGGCAGTATGTGTATTCAAAAGACCAGCTTCAGACATTCTCAGAGGAG catcCTGTGCTGCTGACGGAAGCACCCCTAAACCCACGCAAGAACAGAGAACGTGCTGCTGAGGTGTTTTTCGAGACTTTCAACGTGCCAGCACTCTTCATCTCCATGCAAGCTGTGCTCAGCCT CTATGCTACTGGGAGGACTACAGGAGTGGTGCTGGACTCCGGGGACGGTGTTACCCATGCAGTCCCTATCTATGAAGGCTTTGCCATGCCCCACTCCATCATGCGGATTGACATTGCTGGCCGTGATGTCTCCCGCTTCCTGCGTCTCTATCTCCGGAAAGAAGGCTATGATTTCCACACCTCCTCAGAGTTTGAGATTGTCAAGACCATCAAGGAG CGTGCCTGCTACCTGTCAATAAACCCCCAGAAGGATGAGACTCTGGAAACTGAGAAGGCTCAGTACTACCTGCCAGATGGCAGCACCATTGAG ATCGGCCCTGCCCGTTTCCGAGCCCCAGAGCTCCTGTTCCGGCCAGACCTCATAGGGGAGGAATGTGAAGGACTCCATGAAGTGCTGGTTTTTGCCATTCAGAAATCGGACATGGACCTGAGGCGAACACTGTTCTCCAACATCGTGCTGTCTGGAGGCTCTACGCTTTTCAAAG GTTTTGGTGACAGGCTCTTGAGCGAAGTGAAGAAACTAGCTCCCAAGGATGTCAAAATAAGG atATCAGCTCCTCAGGAGAGATTATATTCCACATGGATTGG TGGCTCTATCCTGGCCTCGCTGGACACCTTTAAGAAAATGTGGGTTTCGAAAAAGGAATATGAAGAAGACGGAGCTCGTGCCATCCACCGAAAAACCTTCTAG